Proteins from a genomic interval of Channa argus isolate prfri chromosome 11, Channa argus male v1.0, whole genome shotgun sequence:
- the zfand5a gene encoding AN1-type zinc finger protein 5a isoform X1 produces the protein MAQETNQSPVPMLCATGCGFYGNPRTNGMCSVCYKEHLTRQQSSDRMSPLSPMDSCFLHQRVQAASPTSEASAIQRLEASLAKVDASPVSSPDMSRNVQGSLPVTQQMTEMSISRDDKPESLEPVVSQPAASSPTPVASSSEESKNDTPKPKKNRCFMCRKRVGLTGFDCRCGNLFCGIHRYSDKHNCSYDYKSEAAAKIRKENPVVVADKIQRI, from the exons ATGGCCCAAGAAACAAACCAGAGCCCGGTGCCCATGCTTTGTGCCACAGGCTGCGGTTTCTATGGCAACCCGAGAACCAATGGTATGTGTTCTGTCTGCTATAAGGAACACCTGACACGGCAGCAGAGCAGTGATCGCATGAGCCCCCTCAGCCCCATGG ACAGCTGTTTTCTACATCAACGTGTTCAAG CTGCTAGTCCTACCTCAGAGGCCTCAGCCATTCAGAGATTAGAAGCCAGTCTAGCCAAGGTTGATGCCTCCCCTGTCTCTTCACCAGATATGTCTAG AAATGTTCAAGGATCTCTTCCTGTGACTCaacaaatgacagaaatgaGCATCTCGAGAGACGACAAACCAGAATCCCTAGAGCCTG TTGTAAGCCAGCCTGCTGCTTCTAGTCCTACTCCTGTAGCTTCCAGCAGTGAAGAAAGCAAGAATGACACCCCCAAACCCAAGAAGAACAGATGCTTCATGTGCCGCAAAAGGGTGGGGCTTACAG GGTTTGACTGTCGATGTGGCAACCTGTTCTGTGGAATCCACCGTTACTCTGACAAGCACAACTGTTCCTATGATTACAAATCTGAGGCAGCCGCCAAGATACGTAAAGAGAATCCTGTTGTGGTGGCTGACAAGATCCAGAGAATATAG
- the zfand5a gene encoding AN1-type zinc finger protein 5a isoform X2 — MAQETNQSPVPMLCATGCGFYGNPRTNGMCSVCYKEHLTRQQSSDRMSPLSPMAASPTSEASAIQRLEASLAKVDASPVSSPDMSRNVQGSLPVTQQMTEMSISRDDKPESLEPVVSQPAASSPTPVASSSEESKNDTPKPKKNRCFMCRKRVGLTGFDCRCGNLFCGIHRYSDKHNCSYDYKSEAAAKIRKENPVVVADKIQRI, encoded by the exons ATGGCCCAAGAAACAAACCAGAGCCCGGTGCCCATGCTTTGTGCCACAGGCTGCGGTTTCTATGGCAACCCGAGAACCAATGGTATGTGTTCTGTCTGCTATAAGGAACACCTGACACGGCAGCAGAGCAGTGATCGCATGAGCCCCCTCAGCCCCATGG CTGCTAGTCCTACCTCAGAGGCCTCAGCCATTCAGAGATTAGAAGCCAGTCTAGCCAAGGTTGATGCCTCCCCTGTCTCTTCACCAGATATGTCTAG AAATGTTCAAGGATCTCTTCCTGTGACTCaacaaatgacagaaatgaGCATCTCGAGAGACGACAAACCAGAATCCCTAGAGCCTG TTGTAAGCCAGCCTGCTGCTTCTAGTCCTACTCCTGTAGCTTCCAGCAGTGAAGAAAGCAAGAATGACACCCCCAAACCCAAGAAGAACAGATGCTTCATGTGCCGCAAAAGGGTGGGGCTTACAG GGTTTGACTGTCGATGTGGCAACCTGTTCTGTGGAATCCACCGTTACTCTGACAAGCACAACTGTTCCTATGATTACAAATCTGAGGCAGCCGCCAAGATACGTAAAGAGAATCCTGTTGTGGTGGCTGACAAGATCCAGAGAATATAG